The following coding sequences lie in one Vibrio sp. BS-M-Sm-2 genomic window:
- a CDS encoding PfaB family protein codes for MTVPTNKAMPLRIALLAQPANAAELSADLFPSFPGMITVVVDGNFNQALSRAIETVNRGTAVKLCLDSHSPSLLMLSALNAAQNKIHPHANLAGFAETLDLDNGDSVQLALEMSRRPASDLSHQQQYSTLSASQQFNELLNMVNAISSRSLPNHSLPNHYWFTEPNKARVAALTFSDDSHKATSLILTQATGLHEPKPLLSSERLMFVVSGNDQAELVSQLTSLRAELKCVSESADSEISIATLMHSNLSHFQNVQHNAGLNSNIVIQAASIKAAIQEITALENALPKVMADNSQYKTPAGSCFSPMPQSKGGVAFVYPGVGTVYPGMLREFHHHFPQLFARLEREGNLKEMLQADKTYAEDSQEMSLSELAIAGVGSSYLLTQLLCDEFKVQPDFALGYSKGEASMWASLNVWKNPHALIEMTQTSPIFTTAISGELTAVRQDWQLNGDESIQWNSFVVRSDAQAIEALLPEFPRAYLAIVQGDTCVLAGCESTCRALLKKLGKRGIAANRVTAMHTTPALSQHSQVREFYTQPLFDELPKHIRFISAAGLPTGAPINIDSDSIALSIADTFCSTLDFTALIQSARQQGARLFVEVGADRQTSTLIDKINRSDNVADQYCTIASNAKGGDDVVTLIKCIGQLITHQIPLSVEPLIQGLEQQITTAKQFSGVSQGSAVNHQGELV; via the coding sequence GTGACTGTTCCTACTAATAAAGCGATGCCATTGCGCATCGCTCTTTTAGCTCAGCCAGCAAACGCGGCTGAGCTTTCTGCCGACTTATTCCCCTCGTTCCCAGGCATGATAACTGTTGTGGTTGATGGCAATTTTAATCAAGCACTTAGCCGTGCGATTGAGACTGTAAATCGAGGTACTGCTGTTAAACTCTGTTTGGATTCTCACTCACCATCATTGTTGATGTTAAGTGCGCTGAATGCTGCTCAGAATAAGATTCACCCACACGCGAATTTAGCGGGCTTTGCCGAAACTCTCGATCTAGATAATGGAGATAGCGTTCAGCTTGCTCTAGAGATGTCACGCCGCCCCGCTTCAGATTTAAGCCATCAACAACAATACTCAACCCTATCTGCTTCGCAGCAGTTTAATGAGTTGTTGAATATGGTTAATGCGATATCGAGCCGTTCATTGCCGAACCATTCATTACCTAACCATTACTGGTTCACTGAGCCGAACAAAGCACGTGTTGCTGCGTTAACTTTCAGTGACGATAGCCACAAAGCCACCAGCCTGATATTGACTCAAGCGACCGGTTTGCACGAACCAAAACCCTTGCTATCTAGCGAGCGTTTGATGTTTGTGGTTTCTGGCAATGACCAAGCTGAATTAGTTTCTCAGTTGACCTCACTAAGAGCTGAGCTTAAATGCGTTAGCGAGTCAGCGGACAGCGAAATTTCTATCGCCACCTTAATGCATTCAAACCTAAGTCACTTCCAAAACGTTCAGCACAATGCTGGCCTTAACTCGAACATAGTGATTCAGGCGGCTTCAATTAAGGCTGCAATACAAGAGATCACAGCGCTAGAAAATGCGTTGCCAAAAGTAATGGCTGACAATAGCCAATACAAAACGCCAGCGGGCAGTTGTTTCTCACCGATGCCTCAAAGCAAAGGTGGCGTTGCATTTGTTTACCCAGGTGTTGGCACGGTTTATCCCGGCATGTTGCGTGAGTTTCACCACCATTTCCCACAGTTATTTGCTCGTTTAGAACGTGAAGGTAACCTGAAAGAGATGCTGCAGGCTGATAAAACCTACGCTGAAGACTCGCAAGAAATGTCACTCAGTGAATTGGCAATTGCAGGTGTCGGCAGTAGTTATCTGTTAACACAACTGCTGTGTGATGAATTCAAAGTACAGCCAGACTTCGCTTTGGGTTACTCCAAGGGTGAAGCTTCAATGTGGGCCAGTTTGAATGTTTGGAAAAATCCGCATGCGTTGATTGAGATGACTCAAACTAGCCCTATTTTCACGACGGCTATTTCTGGTGAACTCACCGCAGTGCGTCAAGATTGGCAGCTGAACGGCGACGAAAGCATCCAATGGAATAGCTTTGTGGTTCGCAGTGATGCGCAAGCGATTGAGGCTCTGTTACCAGAATTCCCACGCGCTTATCTCGCTATCGTCCAAGGTGACACCTGCGTACTGGCTGGTTGTGAAAGCACATGTCGTGCACTACTCAAAAAACTAGGTAAACGTGGTATTGCCGCGAATCGTGTTACCGCAATGCACACTACACCAGCATTGAGCCAACATAGCCAAGTGCGAGAGTTTTACACGCAACCACTGTTCGACGAGTTGCCAAAGCATATCCGCTTTATCAGCGCAGCAGGTCTACCGACGGGCGCCCCAATCAATATCGACAGTGACAGCATCGCCCTTTCAATCGCTGATACTTTCTGTTCAACGTTAGATTTCACTGCGTTGATCCAGAGTGCTCGTCAGCAAGGTGCTCGTCTGTTTGTCGAAGTAGGTGCCGATCGTCAAACCAGCACATTGATCGACAAGATCAATCGTAGCGACAACGTAGCCGACCAATACTGCACAATCGCTTCCAATGCCAAAGGCGGTGACGATGTTGTCACGCTCATCAAATGCATTGGTCAGCTCATTACTCATCAAATTCCACTGTCTGTCGAGCCACTTATTCAAGGGCTAGAACAACAGATCACCACCGCTAAGCAATTCAGTGGCGTGTCTCAAGGCAGCGCAGTGAATCATCAAGGAGAGCTAGTATGA
- a CDS encoding beta-ketoacyl synthase N-terminal-like domain-containing protein has translation MSSQYQAQAKTKQQVKCNKIAIVGIANQYPEADTPKDFWQNLLDKKDSRTTLSAEKLGAKPESYQGVQGESDRFYCDKGGYIENFNFDSNGYRLKAESFKGVDQSFLWALDTSRKALVDAGIDLNADVLDRTGVIMGALSFPTTRSNDLFLPMYHSVVEKALQAKLANDQFSLLPTNETAQDLNPINGAAAHNASKLVADALGLGNVQLSLDAACASSVYSLKLACDYLNTGKADMMLAGAVSGADPFFINMGFSIFHAYPDHGVSVPFDSNSKGLFAGEGAGVLVLKRLADAERDGDNIYAVVSGIGLSNDGRGQFVLSPNSKGQVQAFERAYEASNLTPDSIEVIECHATGTPLGDKVELTSMERFFADKLNGSNPPLIGSAKSNLGHLLTAAGMPGIMKMIFAMKEGVLPPSINLDKPLSSPEGLFGSQNLPTQVQPWPSKAGNPERCAGVSVFGFGGCNAHLLLEAYSDTRHVDQTQESTSPSLQPSNLSITGLASHFGSLQSINALSTAIETNSDAFIALPKKRWKGLDQHPELLNQFGLRGIPNGAYIDQFDLDFLRFKVPPNEDDRLISQQLLLMKVADEAIKDAKLVAGQKVAVLVAMETELEMHQFRGRVNLHSQLADSFANMGIELTQDEYQSLETIAMDSVMDAAKLNQYTSFIGNIMASRISSLWDFNGPAFTISAAEQSVARCIDVAQNVMSQESMDAVVIAAVDLSGSAEHVILKNSVSPVLLAPKFGQPQDGCWNVGEGAGAIVLVEESRVTSSQDTAYGSINALAFGSSERNNAVTDELLTQVDMSSNDVSLLELNQAPECLSHEPSPLSLGNTKRTQASQRVGHCSAASGMASLLHGLLNLNLAPLNPNISSKNAIVANISEGQCSQLLLSQSSVESQSLSVRLSSELASDAKRQLVKQVTLGGRDIYQHIAEAPIANLAHIQQKASGKQAARVTSIPTTASIQAAIAQKELEKKALAQNAVEPVIETPTSVSPTLAPTRHSQLTGNHSNMTHVLSAKNGASQIDAASQQPQSFNQRQVSQDQVSQSQAFAQNQQAAQQVHKAFLHTRAQGMQMADALLKAQLNAVTSGLDSNALSQQTNGQQTTGQQTSAQPVQAQPAPVQSVPVNVLATPAPVKPIRKPCIWDYDDLVEYAEGDIANVFGPDYAIIDNYSRRVRLPTTDYLLVSRVTKLNATVNEYKPSTMTTEYDIPVDAPYLVDGQIPWAVAVESGQCDLMLISYLGIDFENKGERVYRLLDCTLTFLGDLPRGGDTLRYDISINSFARNGDTLLFFFSYECFVGDKMILKMDNGCAGFFTDEELADGKGVIHTEDEIKARKLATKQSFDPMLHCPKTQFNHQELRHLLTANIAECFGPTHQSDRHQPSLCFSSEKFMMIEKVSRVEPQGGTWGLGLIEGHKQLEPEHWYFPCHFKDDSVMAGSLMAEGCGQLLQFFMMHLGMHTLVQNGRFQPLENAPQQVRCRGQVLPQSAELTYRMEVTEIGLSPRPYAKANIDILLNGKVIVDFQNLGVMIKEDDECTRYLPSLETAVATPVIENLGHTPAVNQQASANAPLMAQIEDLETAPNKGVIPLQHVEAPVTPDYPNRTPDTVPFTPYHMFEFATGDIEKCFGPDFSIYRGMIPPRTPCGDLQLTTRVVEIDGKRGDFKKPSSCIAEYEVPENAWYFDENSHHTLMPYSVLMEISLQPNGFISGYMGTTLGFPGEELFFRNLDGSGKMLRNVDLRGKTITNDSRLLSTVMMGTNIVQSFSFELSTDGVPFYQGTAVFGYFKGAALKDQLGLDNGKVTHPWHVDNNRTPDVNINLLDKTTRYFNAPVSATGEMQEHYKLAGGRLNFIDTVQITSDGGKDGLGYLYAERTIDPSDWFFQFHFHQDPVMPGSLGVEAIIELMQTYALNKDLGAGFRNPKFGQIQSEVKWKYRGQINPLNKQMSLDVHITAVKDEDGKRIIVGDANLSKDGLRIYEVKDIAICIEEAPANDKA, from the coding sequence ATGAGTTCTCAATATCAGGCTCAAGCCAAGACTAAGCAGCAAGTGAAGTGCAATAAGATCGCGATTGTCGGTATTGCTAACCAATACCCAGAAGCTGATACGCCAAAAGACTTTTGGCAAAACTTGCTGGACAAAAAAGATTCTCGAACCACATTAAGCGCTGAAAAATTAGGTGCTAAGCCTGAAAGCTATCAGGGCGTGCAAGGCGAATCAGACCGCTTTTACTGTGACAAAGGCGGCTACATCGAAAACTTCAATTTCGATAGCAATGGCTACCGCTTAAAAGCAGAGTCATTCAAAGGTGTCGACCAGAGTTTCCTTTGGGCTTTGGATACCAGTCGTAAGGCTTTAGTCGACGCCGGCATTGATCTGAATGCCGATGTTTTAGATCGCACAGGCGTGATCATGGGTGCCCTTTCGTTCCCAACAACACGTTCGAACGATCTGTTTCTGCCGATGTATCACTCGGTGGTAGAGAAAGCACTACAAGCAAAATTGGCTAATGACCAGTTTTCACTGCTGCCAACCAATGAAACTGCTCAAGACCTCAACCCGATCAACGGTGCGGCAGCACACAACGCCTCGAAGTTAGTGGCTGATGCGTTGGGTCTAGGCAACGTGCAACTTAGCCTAGATGCGGCATGTGCAAGTTCAGTGTATTCATTGAAGTTAGCGTGTGATTACTTGAACACGGGCAAAGCCGACATGATGTTGGCAGGCGCGGTATCAGGTGCTGACCCATTCTTTATCAACATGGGTTTTTCCATCTTCCACGCTTACCCTGACCACGGTGTTTCGGTTCCGTTTGATAGCAACAGTAAAGGTCTGTTTGCTGGCGAAGGTGCGGGTGTTTTAGTCCTAAAACGCTTAGCTGATGCAGAGCGTGATGGCGACAATATTTACGCAGTCGTCAGCGGTATTGGCTTATCGAACGATGGCCGTGGCCAGTTCGTATTAAGCCCAAATAGCAAAGGACAAGTACAAGCCTTTGAACGCGCTTACGAGGCATCAAACCTAACCCCAGACAGCATTGAAGTGATTGAGTGTCACGCAACCGGCACGCCATTAGGTGACAAGGTTGAGTTAACCTCAATGGAGCGTTTTTTTGCTGACAAATTGAATGGTTCTAACCCGCCATTGATTGGCTCTGCGAAGTCAAACCTCGGCCACTTACTGACTGCAGCAGGTATGCCAGGGATCATGAAGATGATCTTTGCGATGAAAGAAGGTGTGCTTCCGCCAAGTATTAACTTGGACAAGCCACTGTCTTCACCAGAAGGTTTATTTGGTTCACAGAACCTACCAACGCAGGTTCAACCTTGGCCAAGTAAAGCGGGCAACCCAGAGCGCTGTGCGGGTGTTTCTGTATTTGGCTTCGGTGGTTGTAACGCTCACTTACTGCTTGAAGCGTATTCAGACACTCGTCATGTAGACCAGACTCAAGAGTCGACTTCTCCAAGCCTACAACCGTCTAATTTAAGCATTACTGGTCTAGCGTCTCACTTCGGTTCTCTGCAAAGCATCAATGCGCTAAGCACTGCGATTGAGACCAACAGCGATGCTTTCATTGCTTTGCCTAAGAAACGCTGGAAAGGCTTAGACCAACATCCAGAACTACTGAATCAGTTTGGTTTACGCGGCATTCCAAACGGAGCGTACATCGATCAATTCGATCTCGATTTCCTACGCTTCAAAGTGCCGCCTAATGAAGATGACCGTTTGATCTCTCAGCAGTTGCTACTGATGAAAGTTGCAGACGAAGCTATCAAAGACGCCAAGCTTGTAGCAGGCCAAAAAGTTGCAGTACTCGTTGCGATGGAAACAGAGCTTGAGATGCACCAATTCCGTGGACGCGTAAACCTGCATAGCCAATTGGCTGACAGCTTTGCCAACATGGGTATTGAGCTAACACAAGACGAATACCAATCGCTAGAAACCATCGCCATGGACAGTGTGATGGACGCAGCCAAGCTGAACCAATACACCAGTTTCATCGGCAACATCATGGCTTCGCGTATCTCTTCACTGTGGGACTTTAACGGCCCTGCCTTTACGATTTCAGCCGCTGAACAGTCGGTTGCTCGTTGTATCGATGTTGCACAAAACGTGATGTCGCAAGAATCAATGGACGCAGTCGTGATTGCAGCCGTTGACCTTAGCGGCAGTGCAGAGCATGTGATTCTGAAGAACAGCGTCAGCCCTGTATTACTTGCTCCAAAATTCGGACAACCGCAAGACGGCTGTTGGAATGTGGGCGAAGGCGCTGGTGCAATCGTTCTTGTTGAAGAGAGTCGAGTAACAAGCAGCCAAGATACGGCTTACGGCAGCATCAATGCATTGGCCTTTGGTTCAAGCGAGCGTAACAACGCCGTTACCGATGAATTGCTGACGCAAGTCGACATGAGCTCGAATGACGTTTCTCTGCTTGAGCTTAACCAGGCACCAGAGTGTTTATCACATGAACCCTCGCCTCTCAGCCTAGGGAACACAAAGAGGACTCAAGCGAGCCAACGTGTTGGTCATTGCTCTGCAGCTTCTGGCATGGCAAGCCTGCTACACGGTCTGCTCAACCTGAACCTTGCACCTCTGAATCCAAATATCAGCTCTAAGAACGCGATTGTTGCCAACATCAGCGAAGGACAATGTTCACAGCTGCTACTAAGCCAATCGAGTGTCGAATCTCAATCACTTTCGGTTCGTTTAAGCAGTGAACTGGCAAGTGATGCTAAGCGTCAGTTGGTTAAACAAGTGACTCTTGGTGGTCGCGATATTTATCAACACATCGCAGAGGCACCAATCGCTAACCTAGCGCACATTCAACAGAAAGCTTCTGGCAAACAAGCAGCAAGAGTGACGTCGATTCCAACGACAGCAAGCATTCAAGCAGCGATTGCGCAAAAAGAGTTAGAGAAGAAAGCATTAGCGCAAAACGCGGTAGAGCCAGTCATCGAAACTCCTACATCAGTATCCCCTACTCTGGCGCCAACTCGCCACAGTCAGCTAACAGGTAACCACAGCAATATGACTCATGTCCTATCCGCTAAAAATGGCGCGTCTCAAATCGACGCAGCTTCACAGCAGCCGCAAAGCTTCAATCAACGTCAAGTAAGCCAAGATCAGGTAAGCCAAAGCCAAGCTTTTGCTCAAAACCAGCAAGCGGCTCAACAGGTACACAAAGCATTCCTGCACACACGTGCCCAAGGCATGCAGATGGCTGATGCACTATTAAAAGCGCAGCTAAACGCAGTGACGTCTGGTTTAGATAGCAATGCCCTTTCTCAACAAACGAATGGTCAACAAACGACTGGTCAGCAAACATCAGCTCAGCCTGTTCAAGCTCAACCGGCTCCGGTTCAGTCAGTGCCAGTCAACGTACTTGCAACGCCAGCACCAGTAAAACCTATCCGTAAACCATGTATCTGGGATTACGATGATCTGGTTGAATACGCTGAAGGCGATATTGCAAACGTATTTGGCCCTGATTACGCGATCATCGATAACTACTCGCGCCGCGTTCGCTTGCCAACCACCGATTACCTATTGGTATCTCGTGTGACTAAGCTCAACGCGACAGTCAACGAGTACAAGCCAAGCACAATGACCACCGAATACGACATCCCAGTTGATGCGCCGTATCTTGTAGATGGCCAGATCCCTTGGGCTGTTGCGGTAGAATCTGGTCAGTGTGACCTAATGCTGATCAGCTACTTGGGTATTGATTTCGAAAACAAAGGCGAGCGTGTTTATCGCCTACTTGATTGTACGCTGACCTTCCTTGGCGACTTACCTCGTGGTGGCGATACGCTGCGTTACGATATCTCAATCAACAGCTTTGCTCGCAATGGCGACACGTTGCTGTTCTTCTTCTCGTACGAGTGTTTCGTTGGCGACAAGATGATCCTGAAAATGGATAACGGCTGTGCTGGCTTCTTCACAGACGAAGAGCTGGCTGACGGCAAGGGTGTGATTCACACAGAAGACGAAATCAAGGCTCGTAAGCTTGCAACTAAGCAAAGTTTCGACCCAATGTTGCACTGCCCTAAAACCCAGTTTAACCACCAAGAATTACGCCACCTACTAACTGCGAACATTGCAGAGTGTTTTGGCCCAACTCACCAATCTGATCGCCACCAGCCTTCTTTGTGCTTCAGCTCTGAGAAGTTCATGATGATCGAAAAAGTCAGCCGTGTTGAACCGCAAGGCGGCACATGGGGACTTGGCTTGATCGAAGGTCACAAACAGCTAGAGCCTGAGCACTGGTACTTCCCTTGTCACTTCAAAGATGACTCAGTAATGGCAGGTTCTTTGATGGCAGAAGGTTGTGGTCAACTGCTTCAGTTTTTCATGATGCACCTTGGCATGCACACGCTTGTTCAAAATGGTCGTTTCCAACCGCTTGAAAATGCCCCTCAACAAGTGCGTTGTCGTGGACAAGTGCTGCCACAATCGGCAGAACTGACTTACCGCATGGAAGTGACTGAAATTGGTCTAAGCCCTCGCCCATACGCGAAGGCTAACATCGATATCTTACTGAACGGCAAAGTGATTGTTGATTTCCAAAACTTGGGTGTAATGATCAAAGAAGATGACGAATGTACTCGTTACCTGCCTTCTTTAGAAACAGCTGTCGCGACCCCTGTTATCGAAAACTTGGGTCATACACCCGCCGTTAATCAGCAGGCTTCAGCAAATGCACCACTAATGGCGCAAATTGAAGACCTAGAAACTGCGCCAAACAAAGGCGTAATCCCTCTTCAACACGTTGAAGCTCCAGTAACGCCAGATTACCCGAACCGCACTCCAGATACGGTTCCGTTCACTCCATATCACATGTTCGAATTCGCGACTGGCGATATCGAAAAATGTTTCGGCCCTGACTTCTCTATCTACCGTGGAATGATTCCACCACGTACTCCGTGTGGCGACTTGCAGTTAACCACTCGTGTTGTTGAAATCGACGGTAAGCGTGGCGACTTCAAGAAACCGTCATCGTGTATCGCAGAATACGAAGTGCCAGAAAATGCATGGTACTTTGATGAAAACAGCCATCACACCTTGATGCCTTACTCGGTATTGATGGAGATTTCACTGCAGCCAAACGGCTTCATCTCTGGCTATATGGGCACGACATTGGGCTTCCCAGGTGAAGAGCTGTTTTTCCGTAACCTAGATGGTAGCGGCAAAATGCTGCGTAACGTCGACTTACGTGGCAAAACCATCACCAATGATTCTCGTCTTCTTTCAACCGTCATGATGGGCACCAACATCGTACAGAGTTTCAGCTTCGAACTGAGCACTGACGGTGTACCGTTCTACCAAGGTACGGCGGTATTTGGTTACTTCAAAGGCGCAGCACTGAAAGATCAGCTTGGTTTGGACAACGGTAAAGTGACTCACCCTTGGCACGTTGATAACAACCGCACGCCGGATGTAAACATCAACTTGCTAGACAAAACAACGCGTTACTTCAATGCACCTGTTTCTGCTACTGGTGAAATGCAAGAGCACTACAAACTGGCTGGCGGTCGTTTGAACTTTATCGATACTGTGCAGATCACCAGCGATGGTGGTAAAGACGGTCTTGGTTACCTATACGCTGAGCGTACGATTGACCCAAGCGATTGGTTCTTCCAATTCCACTTCCATCAAGATCCTGTAATGCCGGGCTCTCTAGGTGTCGAAGCGATCATCGAACTGATGCAAACCTACGCCCTAAACAAAGATCTTGGCGCTGGCTTCCGTAATCCGAAGTTTGGTCAAATCCAATCTGAAGTGAAATGGAAATACCGTGGTCAGATTAACCCTCTGAACAAACAGATGTCTCTGGATGTACATATCACTGCGGTTAAAGACGAAGACGGCAAACGCATCATCGTTGGCGACGCAAACCTGAGCAAAGATGGTCTGCGTATTTACGAAGTGAAAGACATCGCGATTTGTATCGAAGAAGCCCCTGCTAACGATAAAGCATAA
- the pfaD gene encoding eicosapentaenoate synthase subunit PfaD, with protein sequence MTTQTTINNEKLSPWPWQIEGSTTHFDNAAMSTILKDLSLACYVVNHPEKGLGVSQQAEIASGDSASSANSQPVSAFAPALGTQSLGDEDFRRCHGVKYAYYAGAMANGISSEELVIALGQAGILCSFGAAGLIPSRVEQAINRIQAALPNGPYAFNLIHSPSEPALERGSVDLFLKHKVKTVEASAFLGLTPQIVHYRAAGLSRDAQGEIQIGNKVIAKVSRTEVASKFMQPAPAKMLQALLNEGRITAEQMELAQLVPMADDITAEADSGGHTDNRPLVTLLPTILALKEQIQAQYQFKTPLRVGCGGGVGTPDAALATFNMGAAYIVTGSINQACVEAGASEHTRKLLSTTEMADVTMAPAADMFEMGVKLQVVKRGTLFPMRANKLYELYTRYDSIEAIPVEERLKLEKQVFRSTLDDIWAGTVAHFNERDPKQIERAEGNPKRKMALIFRWYLGLSSRWSNTGEQGREMDYQVWAGPALGAFNAWAKDSYLDDYQQRNAVDLAKHLMHGAAYLARVNLLTSQGIKLDPELARWKPTQRMA encoded by the coding sequence ATGACAACTCAAACTACAATTAATAACGAAAAGCTATCTCCGTGGCCTTGGCAGATTGAAGGGAGCACTACCCATTTCGATAACGCAGCAATGTCGACAATATTAAAAGACTTAAGCCTTGCTTGTTACGTAGTGAACCACCCAGAAAAAGGCTTAGGTGTAAGCCAACAAGCTGAGATTGCATCGGGCGATTCAGCAAGCTCTGCGAACAGCCAACCTGTCAGCGCCTTTGCTCCAGCTCTTGGTACACAAAGCCTAGGCGACGAAGATTTTCGTCGCTGTCATGGCGTGAAATACGCTTACTATGCTGGCGCAATGGCAAATGGCATTTCATCTGAAGAGTTGGTGATTGCTCTTGGTCAAGCTGGCATTCTTTGTTCATTTGGCGCGGCGGGCTTAATCCCGTCTCGCGTTGAGCAAGCGATCAACCGCATTCAAGCTGCACTACCAAACGGTCCTTACGCGTTTAACTTGATTCACAGCCCAAGCGAACCAGCGCTAGAGCGCGGCAGTGTAGATCTGTTTTTGAAGCACAAAGTGAAAACGGTTGAGGCTTCTGCTTTCTTAGGTCTAACACCGCAAATCGTTCACTACCGTGCAGCGGGCCTTAGCCGCGATGCACAAGGTGAGATTCAGATTGGCAACAAGGTTATTGCTAAGGTAAGCCGTACTGAAGTAGCAAGTAAGTTCATGCAACCAGCTCCAGCTAAAATGCTGCAAGCTTTACTTAATGAAGGCCGAATCACAGCAGAACAGATGGAACTAGCACAGCTGGTTCCTATGGCTGATGACATTACCGCAGAGGCCGATTCTGGTGGTCACACCGATAATCGTCCGCTAGTAACCCTACTGCCAACGATTCTTGCACTGAAAGAGCAAATCCAAGCTCAGTACCAATTCAAAACACCGCTGCGTGTCGGTTGTGGTGGTGGCGTAGGTACGCCTGACGCTGCTCTAGCGACGTTTAACATGGGCGCGGCTTACATTGTTACCGGTTCAATCAACCAAGCGTGTGTTGAGGCTGGCGCGAGCGAACACACACGTAAGCTACTTTCGACAACCGAAATGGCTGACGTGACGATGGCTCCGGCGGCCGACATGTTCGAAATGGGCGTGAAACTGCAAGTGGTTAAGCGCGGCACCTTGTTCCCAATGCGTGCCAACAAGCTTTATGAGCTATACACTCGCTACGACTCAATTGAAGCGATTCCAGTAGAAGAGCGTCTGAAGTTAGAGAAGCAAGTATTCCGTTCAACACTGGATGATATTTGGGCTGGCACTGTGGCTCACTTTAACGAACGCGACCCGAAACAGATCGAACGTGCTGAAGGCAACCCGAAACGTAAAATGGCGTTGATTTTCCGCTGGTACTTGGGTCTTTCTAGCCGTTGGTCAAACACAGGTGAACAAGGCCGTGAAATGGATTATCAAGTATGGGCTGGCCCTGCACTTGGCGCATTCAACGCATGGGCAAAAGACAGCTACCTAGATGATTACCAACAACGTAATGCAGTAGACCTAGCCAAGCACCTGATGCACGGTGCGGCTTACTTAGCACGTGTTAACCTGCTGACTTCGCAAGGTATCAAGCTTGATCCAGAACTTGCACGCTGGAAGCCGACTCAGAGAATGGCGTAG
- the hflX gene encoding GTPase HflX: MKLTAKPSASNALLISITTPDFKGDEAKESLAELARLVTTLGFKVVGTQSQHHSSTQRQNVLGAGKLAEIAHLTGYQGSIEEAEDEDFLDESGLFDSEIDELDFDDLPTGDFQYGAADVVVFDCDLSPSQLRNVESHLGVEVFDRTGIIIEIFSRHARTRTARLQVDIARLNYLVPRLRETAEGDKERQMGQGAGETSLELDRRNVRDQIAALKRELVSVQDEMKTRRTRRAELFTVALVGYTNAGKSSMMRAMTSTEVVGEDKLFATLDTTVRALQPITQPRILVSDTVGFIKKLPHDLVASFHSTLAEAHDASLLLYVVDASDVSFRAQLDVVHDVLAQVGVEGSEKLLVLNKCDRLTEEQQLELIEEFPDAMLTSTRDPLDITKLHKYIVGVAEEGMIEEEITIPYSGQGIIGEIRSNMSVVKEEYDYEHIKLTVRSSAIDLARLKKRMQKS, encoded by the coding sequence ATGAAACTAACAGCAAAACCCTCAGCTAGTAACGCTTTACTTATTTCTATTACGACACCGGACTTCAAAGGTGACGAAGCAAAAGAGTCTCTTGCCGAACTTGCTCGCTTAGTAACAACCCTAGGGTTTAAAGTGGTCGGTACTCAATCGCAGCACCACAGTTCAACTCAACGACAAAACGTGTTGGGTGCTGGTAAGCTTGCGGAAATTGCACACCTAACCGGCTACCAAGGTTCGATTGAAGAAGCAGAAGATGAAGACTTCCTTGATGAATCTGGTCTGTTTGATTCAGAAATCGACGAGCTAGATTTTGATGATCTTCCAACGGGCGACTTTCAATACGGCGCTGCTGATGTTGTGGTATTCGACTGTGATTTGAGCCCGTCTCAACTGCGTAATGTCGAATCTCACCTAGGTGTCGAAGTTTTTGACCGTACAGGCATCATCATTGAGATCTTCAGTCGCCACGCTCGTACTCGTACTGCTCGTCTGCAAGTTGATATCGCTCGTCTAAACTATTTAGTGCCACGACTTCGTGAAACGGCTGAGGGTGACAAAGAGCGCCAGATGGGTCAGGGCGCTGGTGAAACTTCACTAGAGCTAGACCGTCGTAACGTACGTGACCAAATTGCTGCGCTTAAGCGTGAGCTAGTAAGCGTACAAGATGAAATGAAGACCCGACGCACAAGGCGCGCGGAGCTTTTCACTGTTGCTTTAGTTGGCTACACCAATGCCGGTAAGTCTTCGATGATGCGTGCAATGACCTCAACCGAAGTGGTGGGTGAAGATAAACTGTTCGCAACGCTAGACACCACGGTTCGTGCGCTTCAACCAATTACTCAGCCGCGTATTCTGGTTTCAGATACAGTAGGTTTCATCAAGAAACTGCCACACGATTTGGTTGCTTCGTTCCACTCTACACTAGCAGAAGCGCATGATGCTTCATTGCTGCTTTATGTCGTTGATGCTTCTGACGTTTCATTCCGCGCACAACTTGATGTGGTACACGACGTATTGGCACAAGTGGGCGTTGAAGGTAGCGAAAAACTATTGGTGCTGAATAAGTGCGATAGATTGACGGAAGAACAGCAGTTAGAGCTGATCGAAGAATTCCCAGATGCGATGCTAACGTCGACTCGTGATCCGTTAGATATCACTAAACTACACAAGTACATCGTTGGTGTTGCTGAAGAAGGCATGATCGAAGAAGAGATCACTATCCCTTATTCTGGACAAGGCATCATCGGTGAGATTCGCTCAAACATGAGTGTGGTTAAAGAAGAGTACGACTACGAACATATTAAATTAACGGTTCGTTCAAGCGCGATTGATTTAGCGCGTTTGAAAAAGCGTATGCAGAAGTCTTAA